Proteins encoded in a region of the Neodiprion virginianus isolate iyNeoVirg1 chromosome 2, iyNeoVirg1.1, whole genome shotgun sequence genome:
- the LOC124297443 gene encoding uridine diphosphate glucose pyrophosphatase NUDT14-like → MSEANTDRETKILREKMQDLKDVEIGPLPPNSPWVRPVRMQFRQAGKLKKWDLLRIHDSVAMIVFNVTQRKLIFVSQFRPAVFYASLPEKQGKVDLQQYPPSLGVTLELCAGIVDKDLPIAEIAREELLEECGYNAPVSNFVKLHTCRSGVGPTGAMETLFYVEVTDEMRVNSGGGSEVEGELIEVVELSVNEFKEYINRPSIQSPPEVLFAASWFFHNKPEHCS, encoded by the exons ATGAGCGAAGCGAACACTGATCGGGAAACAAAGATCCTCAGAGAGAAGATGCAGGATCTGAAGGATGTAGAGATAGGTCCTCTACCGCCAAACTCACCGTGGGTGAGGCCGGTGCGAATGCAATTCCGACAGGCAGGAAAACTGAAGAAATGGGATCTGCTCCGTATCCACGACTCCGTGGCCATGATCGTCTTCAACGTCACCCAGAGGAAACTTATATTCGTATCCCAGTTCCGTCCCGCCGTTTTCTATGCAAGTTTACCCGAGAAACAGGGCAAAGTTGACCTTCAGCAATACCCTCCGAGCCTTGGCGTTACGTTAGAACTTTGCGCAGGCATCGTAGACAAGGATCTACCCATCGCTGAGATCGCTAGGGAGGAATTGCTCGAGGAGTGCGGATATAACGCTCCTGTTTCCAACTTCGTTAAGCTCCACACATGCAG AAGTGGAGTCGGACCTACAGGAGCCATGGAAACACTCTTCTATGTAGAAGTTACAGACGAGATGCGAGTGAATTCTG GTGGGGGTTCGGAGGTTGAGGGTGAGCTGATCGAGGTGGTCGAATTGAGTGTAAACGAATTTAAGGAGTACATAAACCGTCCAAGCATCCAGAGTCCACCGGAAGTTTTATTTGCGGCATCCTGGTTTTTCCACAATAAACCAGAGCACTGTTCCTAA
- the LOC124297831 gene encoding uncharacterized protein LOC124297831: MDACGTCVGSKEEQLYMVELLVDKLNLSPDKVREAGTAPLSVHLKFVDFPAFEISQAEFVTAKKQSDQDASLNSDGKTGAEGLVDFSAGKSCLFTKQPRDLVQAMQSQPLKIGVYKTREKVPCEPPKGDKPICETQVPLSGCLCDQVAMAMNDAGHLPKPYTLKNTYNLIDYQGKPSGTIAIFLRLSCFGKSIVTHFAFQERSFLFKSPQSSDEFQCTRVPPDPEELARKANQVKDKICVPPGGTEQEEDPLPRPRDVVGLAPICQELARRDGGPANLDPPISAPSTAPRVGMNRPSFEKLTSAEKLNDRDYRGLVYRAYPNQPTCACAPGGNFLKGITGDVPCTGAACGGGCCVGTRRFDPPANDHHGGGKNMPCYTGNCCSGTPWVPGGGSRLRGGGCCDGNYSRNGQQRGGSVAQITTKTTTNRCSTGNTGIPAQPIEALMTGACSVPQAGENAKKSSGCGCQGKSGGGEMPMRAAIGKDGGSCTKRPCLGIDCLLRAFKETQEFVDSIGKVPGLAGLGLPDPSESPYFGRDRDTSCSPKKPPGSRASPYTSAASVNSPAKNQPVGVKTTSGFPSPYTVAMAGRTGVVREAVSSFPETGSFGSTRAKKKDEKSDKQSELLPLPPLEIELGPCGEPRCRSRRKKPREEAHGPEAQGGAPLSKKFPAQVRPASGGGSSKTNGGTGGGARPVSRGKQPKGPHAVPGPAGDRAHSGSKSYVKVSRRVMKFVYTAGASYPGINYGHKNCLDARMRVPANMGWLWNTNEVVGRLKPRLGWKPGAISRYMNELLRQAKMAGNANSRPGSSSSRSKKGKMLKNKSRSSPSIHKSQGTGKKKDEEEEVELPPTLHIHRKDGTYYVTMYPIKQETMEVPQLQEPMKPLQFKITKNKDDASIASSSTASDMEIEFSPPAAVNRYRKKPNVIHVDTQVKQQEILDAFKPPGSKKGKGDGKGTGKKGKKK; the protein is encoded by the coding sequence ATGGACGCGTGCGGTACGTGCGTTGGCTCGAAAGAGGAACAACTCTACATGGTGGAGCTGCTCGTTGACAAGTTGAACCTCAGCCCGGACAAGGTACGGGAAGCTGGTACCGCACCTTTGTCCGTACATCTCAAGTTCGTCGACTTTCCAGCATTCGAGATCAGCCAGGCGGAATTCGTCACGGCCAAGAAGCAGAGCGACCAGGATGCGTCGTTGAACTCGGACGGAAAAACGGGGGCGGAGGGTCTTGTGGATTTCAGCGCTGGAAAGTCGTGTCTCTTCACAAAGCAGCCGCGAGACTTGGTGCAGGCGATGCAATCGCAGCCTCTCAAGATCGGTGTTTACAAAACGAGGGAAAAAGTCCCGTGTGAGCCTCCGAAAGGCGACAAACCGATTTGCGAAACGCAGGTACCGCTGTCCGGGTGTCTTTGCGACCAAGTGGCAATGGCCATGAACGATGCGGGACATCTGCCCAAACCCTACACCCTCAAGAACACCTACAACCTGATCGACTACCAGGGCAAACCCTCGGGTACCATAGCGATATTCCTCAGACTCTCCTGCTTCGGGAAGTCGATCGTGACTCACTTCGCCTTCCAGGAGCGATCCTTCCTCTTCAAAAGTCCGCAGTCCAGCGACGAGTTCCAGTGCACCAGGGTTCCACCCGACCCGGAGGAACTCGCCCGAAAGGCGAACCAGGTCAAGGACAAGATCTGCGTCCCCCCGGGCGGCACGGAGCAAGAAGAAGACCCTCTGCCGAGACCTCGGGACGTCGTTGGGCTGGCTCCGATCTGTCAGGAGCTTGCGAGGAGGGACGGAGGCCCGGCGAACCTCGACCCGCCCATAAGTGCGCCATCGACGGCACCGAGGGTCGGCATGAACCGTCCGAGCTTCGAGAAATTAACCAGCGCCGAGAAGCTGAACGATCGGGATTACAGGGGGCTGGTGTACCGCGCCTACCCGAATCAGCCGACTTGCGCTTGTGCCCCGGGGGGAAACTTCCTGAAAGGTATAACCGGGGACGTTCCGTGCACGGGGGCGGCCTGCGGGGGCGGCTGCTGCGTCGGCACGAGGCGTTTCGACCCTCCGGCAAATGATCATCACGGCGGCGGTAAAAACATGCCGTGTTACACGGGAAATTGCTGTTCCGGAACGCCGTGGGTTCCCGGAGGAGGCTCACGGCTGCGGGGCGGTGGCTGCTGCGACGGAAATTATTCGAGGAACGGCCAACAGCGAGGTGGCAGCGTCGCGCAAATaacgacgaagacgacgacAAATCGTTGTTCGACCGGCAACACTGGCATCCCAGCACAGCCGATCGAGGCCCTGATGACGGGGGCATGCAGCGTTCCTCAGGCCGGAGAAAACGCGAAAAAATCGTCTGGTTGCGGTTGCCAGGGGAAAAGCGGGGGCGGCGAAATGCCGATGAGAGCAGCAATCGGCAAAGATGGCGGTTCCTGCACGAAGAGACCCTGCCTCGGCATCGATTGCTTGCTGCGGGCGTTCAAGGAGACCCAAGAGTTCGTCGACTCGATCGGAAAGGTGCCCGGACTGGCGGGCCTCGGGCTTCCCGATCCCTCGGAGAGCCCGTATTTCGGTCGGGACCGCGACACCAGCTGCTCCCCGAAGAAGCCACCGGGGTCCAGAGCGTCCCCGTACACGAGCGCAGCGAGCGTTAATTCACCAGCGAAAAACCAGCCCGTGGGGGTGAAAACGACCTCCGGATTCCCGAGCCCTTACACGGTTGCGATGGCCGGGCGAACCGGCGTCGTCCGCGAAGCGGTATCCTCGTTTCCGGAAACCGGCTCATTCGGCTCGACACGTGCCAAGAAGAAAGACGAGAAGTCCGACAAACAGTCGGAACTGCTGCCCCTGCCTCCGCTGGAGATCGAGTTGGGCCCCTGCGGAGAGCCGAGGTGTAGATCCCGCAGGAAGAAGCCTCGGGAGGAGGCCCACGGCCCCGAGGCTCAGGGCGGGGCCCCGCTGTCGAAGAAGTTTCCGGCGCAGGTGAGGCCCGCCAGCGGGGGAGGCTCGTCCAAGACGAACGGTGGCACCGGGGGCGGCGCAAGGCCCGTCAGCAGGGGCAAACAGCCGAAAGGGCCGCACGCGGTTCCGGGCCCCGCTGGAGACCGGGCTCACTCGGGTTCCAAGTCGTACGTCAAGGTGAGCAGACGGGTGATGAAGTTCGTTTACACGGCCGGTGCTTCCTACCCGGGGATTAACTACGGGCACAAAAACTGCCTCGACGCGAGGATGAGGGTGCCGGCGAATATGGGGTGGCTGTGGAACACGAACGAGGTTGTAGGGAGGCTGAAACCCCGGCTCGGGTGGAAACCCGGGGCAATATCGAGGTACATGAACGAGCTGCTGCGACAGGCGAAGATGGCGGGCAACGCGAACAGCAGGCCCGGAAGCTCGTCGTCGAGGAGCAAGAAGGGGAAAATGCTGAAGAACAAGAGCAGGAGCTCGCCGTCGATACACAAAAGCCAGGGGACGGGGAAGAAgaaggacgaggaggaggaggtcgAGCTGCCACCCACTTTGCACATTCACCGAAAGGACGGCACATACTACGTGACTATGTATCCGATAAAGCAGGAGACTATGGAGGTCCCGCAGCTCCAGGAACCGATGAAACCCCTGCAGTTTAAAATAACGAAGAATAAGGACGACGCCTCGATCGCCTCCAGCTCGACCGCGTCTGACatggaaattgaattctctcCACCGGCTGCGGTCAATCGCTACCGTAAAAAACCCAATGTGATACACGTAGACACGCAGGTCAAGCAACAGGAAATACTAGACGCGTTTAAGCCCCCGGGCAGCAAAAAGGGCAAAGGGGATGGGAAAGGAACGGGcaagaaaggaaagaagaaataa